Proteins encoded together in one Impatiens glandulifera chromosome 1, dImpGla2.1, whole genome shotgun sequence window:
- the LOC124919645 gene encoding uncharacterized protein LOC124919645 produces MWSRLYMIGLTLYFNHSFLSRIYGPAETRDFINRRRKREEGRFMEDLDYLLVPLGLALFIVYNAWLLVTIIRNPKRTVIGLNAESRREWAFSMMADPLKNGVLIVQTIRNNIMASSLMATAAITLCSLISVQVSSKSGLSSLSTEMEKGYKNFAASSSVKYLAILLCFLLAFLCNVQSVRYYAHVSFLATLPTSKGTRESIEYVASNLNRGAYFWSLGLRAFYLSFPLFLWVFGAIPMFVGCCVMSFVLYFLDTTFRCNMDLHNKSMYDESKANDVEGAHHSVQTEQFEDLNIRFPLLNGQTQVQPSVFS; encoded by the exons ATGTGGTCACGTCTCTACATGATTGGTCTGACCCTTTACTTTAATCATTCATTTTTGTCCCGTATTTATGGACCAGCAGAGACGAGAGACTTCATAaacagaagaagaaaaagagaagagGGGAGATTCATGGAAGATCTCGATTACTTGCTGGTTCCTTTAGGGCTAGCGCTGTTTATTGTATATAATGCTTGGCTTCTCGTCACCATAATACGAAATCCTAAGCGAACTGTTATTGGCCTTAATGCTGAAAGCCGTCGCGAATGGGCATTCTCCATGATGGCT GATCCTCTGAAGAATGGGGTTTTGATAGTTCAAACTATTCGCAACAATATAATGGCATCTTCTCTTATGGCAACAGCAGCAATCACACTTTGTTCACTGATCAGTGTTCAAGTTAGTAGTAAATCAGGTTTATCAAGTTTGTCAACAGAAATGGAGAAAGGGTACAAAAATTTTGCAGCTTCTTCTTCAGTCAAGTACCTAGCTATCTTGCTTTGTTTTTTATTGGCTTTTCTTTGTAATGTGCAATCAGTTAGATATTATGCCCATGTTAGCTTCTTGGCTACTTTGCCCACATCAAAAGGTACAAGGGAATCAATTGAATATGTTGCATCTAACTTGAATCGTGGTGCCTACTTTTGGTCACTTGGTTTAAGAGCATTCTACTTGTCGTTTCCTCTATTCCTTTGGGTATTTGGTGCTATACCCATGTTTGTAGGGTGTTGTGTTATGTCGTTTGTTCTTTATTTCTTGGATACAACTTTCAGATGCAATATGGATCTTCATAACAAATCCATGTATGATGAAAGTAAAGCTAATGATGTGGAGGGTGCTCACCATTCAGT GCAAACAGAACAATTTGAAGATTTAAATATCAGGTTCCCCTTACTAAACGGTCAGACCCAAGTTCAACCTTCTGTTTTTTCTTGA